The window AAGAAGTTCCTTGTCTTGTGCTCGGATGAGATCTTCCAGGAGCAGTCCTGTTCGATGTTATCTGGAGTGGCAAATAAGAAGTGGATGGTTGGGAAGCTTCTAAATATGACACTGGAGGTTTGCCAATACCACTGTTATCAAGCCTCATGTATCCGTCGATCAGTGAACTTAACCCTGTGAGGCCGCCCATGGCTTGGTACGGGGTTTCGTAATTTGCCACTGGATGACCTCGTTCAGCTCTCTGCTCTCGTGTCTCGATTATTAACTTGTGCTCATTAATTAGATACCCACAGCCACATCTGAAAGAGGAATCAAACTCCTGGCACTTACATCTTCCACAAGGGTATGGACCTGATACCAGGTGTTCAGTTACGAGATGTTTACAGTGACATCTCAAAAACTGATTCCCATTTTTCGGAACAAATTTGAAACCAGAACATTTGCAGCTTTTAACTTTGCACTGAATTTCTGATGATTCACTCACGCTTTCAGTAAAGTCAGTCCGAT of the Clavelina lepadiformis chromosome 7, kaClaLepa1.1, whole genome shotgun sequence genome contains:
- the LOC143464518 gene encoding protein FAM221A-like: MHLNSHKMSEGVHLKVTSSGASAIDAYFEYRNIVGDDDDGTLFTPEEYEAYKKKVLPMRMKNRMYVSWSNPTGLDCKLIGPETMCFCQHRYKGHRTDFTESVSESSEIQCKVKSCKCSGFKFVPKNGNQFLRCHCKHLVTEHLVSGPYPCGRCKCQEFDSSFRCGCGYLINEHKLIIETREQRAERGHPVANYETPYQAMGGLTGLSSLIDGYMRLDNSGIGKPPVSYLEASQPSTSYLPLQITSNRTAPGRSHPSTRQGTSSQNHSVRDLKPVISKKYLTKK